One window of the Crassaminicella thermophila genome contains the following:
- the leuD gene encoding 3-isopropylmalate dehydratase small subunit gives MKKKGYVFKYGDNVDTDVIIPARYLNTSDPAELAKYCMEDIDANFSKKVKKGDIIVAGKNFGCGSSREHAPIAIKASGISCVIASTFARIFYRNAFNIGLPILECEQAVKSIEAEDEIEVDFETGEIFNITKNESYQAEPFPPFIQEIIKNDGLVNYVKQQLK, from the coding sequence ATGAAGAAAAAAGGATACGTTTTTAAATATGGAGACAATGTAGATACAGATGTAATTATACCTGCAAGATATTTAAATACTTCAGATCCTGCAGAACTTGCAAAATACTGTATGGAGGATATAGATGCAAACTTTTCTAAAAAAGTAAAAAAAGGAGATATTATTGTTGCAGGGAAAAATTTTGGTTGCGGATCTTCAAGAGAGCATGCACCTATTGCTATTAAAGCAAGCGGTATATCTTGTGTGATTGCAAGTACCTTTGCAAGAATTTTCTATAGAAATGCTTTTAATATTGGGTTGCCTATATTAGAATGTGAGCAAGCTGTAAAAAGTATTGAAGCAGAAGATGAGATAGAAGTAGATTTTGAAACAGGAGAAATCTTTAATATAACAAAGAATGAAAGCTACCAAGCAGAACCTTTTCCACCGTTTATACAAGAAATTATAAAAAATGATGGTCTTGTAAATTATGTAAAGCAGCAATTGAAATAA
- the leuB gene encoding 3-isopropylmalate dehydrogenase: protein MNFNIAMIPGDGIGPEVVEQTVLVLEKVGEIYNHKFNFKEALAGGCAIDEYGEPLPKKTIDICKESDAVLLGAIGGPKWDNLPGDRRPERALLGLRKALGLYANIRPAILFDQLKEACPLKPEIIGDGLDICIVRELTGGIYFGEKGRKDTELGQAAFDVEIYSEEEVRRIAKTAFDIARKRNKIVTNVDKANVLESSRLWRSVVEEVATDYPDVTLNHMYVDNASMQLVRNPKQFDVVVTTNMFGDILSDEASMITGSIGMLPSASLGEGNIGMYEPVHGSAPDIAGLDKANPMATILSAAMMLRYSFGLEKEADAIEKAVKKVLDDGYRTMDIINEGKKAVGTKEMGRLIIEALS from the coding sequence ATGAATTTTAATATAGCAATGATTCCTGGAGATGGAATAGGACCAGAAGTTGTAGAGCAAACAGTTCTTGTATTAGAGAAGGTAGGAGAAATTTATAACCATAAATTTAACTTTAAAGAGGCTTTAGCAGGAGGATGTGCTATTGATGAATATGGTGAGCCTCTTCCTAAAAAAACAATAGACATTTGTAAAGAAAGTGATGCTGTTTTGTTAGGAGCTATAGGAGGTCCGAAGTGGGATAATTTACCTGGGGATAGAAGACCTGAGAGAGCATTGCTTGGATTAAGAAAAGCTTTAGGATTATATGCAAATATTCGTCCAGCGATATTGTTTGACCAATTAAAAGAAGCTTGTCCTCTAAAGCCAGAAATTATAGGAGATGGCCTTGATATTTGTATTGTTCGTGAGCTTACAGGAGGTATATATTTTGGAGAAAAGGGAAGAAAAGATACAGAGCTTGGTCAGGCTGCTTTTGACGTAGAAATATATAGTGAAGAAGAAGTAAGAAGAATCGCAAAAACAGCATTTGATATAGCAAGAAAGAGAAATAAAATAGTTACAAATGTAGATAAAGCAAATGTGTTAGAAAGCTCAAGACTTTGGAGAAGTGTTGTTGAAGAAGTAGCAACTGATTATCCAGACGTTACATTAAATCATATGTATGTGGATAATGCATCTATGCAGCTTGTAAGAAATCCAAAGCAGTTTGATGTAGTTGTTACGACTAATATGTTTGGAGATATATTATCTGATGAGGCAAGTATGATCACAGGATCTATAGGAATGCTTCCATCTGCTAGTTTAGGGGAAGGAAACATAGGTATGTATGAGCCTGTACATGGTTCAGCTCCAGATATAGCAGGATTGGATAAGGCAAATCCAATGGCGACAATATTATCTGCTGCTATGATGCTTCGATATTCCTTTGGATTAGAAAAAGAAGCAGATGCAATAGAAAAAGCTGTCAAAAAAGTATTAGATGACGGCTATAGAACAATGGATATTATTAATGAAGGAAAGAAAGCAGTTGGAACAAAAGAAATGGGAAGATTGATCATAGAAGCATTAAGTTAA
- a CDS encoding TSUP family transporter — MEMKILYICFFGFLAQFVDSIAGGGGLISIPALFAFGVPPHFALGTNKLGAIFGTLSSSVKFIKSKKVHFPMLKYMIPCTVIGAILGVNTVLMIDQKILNTIVVILLFVVCLYTIFKKDLGSKDNFSGMNKRNIMIGGCIAFILGFYDGFFGPGAGSFLIFSFITFLGFDFLISCGNAKILNTTSVITSFFVFAINGKVIYSIGIPLGICMMLGALLGTNLAITNGRKLIKPIFIIISIAFMAKISFTIIH, encoded by the coding sequence ATGGAAATGAAAATTTTGTATATCTGTTTTTTTGGTTTTTTAGCACAATTTGTTGACTCTATTGCTGGCGGTGGCGGTCTTATTAGTATTCCTGCCTTATTTGCATTTGGTGTACCGCCTCATTTTGCTTTGGGTACAAATAAGCTAGGTGCAATTTTTGGAACCTTATCTAGTTCAGTAAAATTTATTAAATCAAAAAAAGTTCACTTTCCAATGTTAAAGTATATGATTCCTTGTACAGTCATAGGGGCAATCTTAGGCGTAAATACAGTATTAATGATTGATCAAAAAATTCTAAACACTATTGTAGTCATACTCCTTTTTGTTGTTTGTCTTTATACCATTTTCAAAAAAGATTTGGGTAGCAAAGATAATTTTTCTGGTATGAATAAAAGAAATATTATGATTGGTGGATGCATTGCATTCATATTAGGATTTTATGATGGTTTTTTCGGCCCAGGTGCAGGATCATTTCTAATCTTTTCATTCATTACCTTTTTAGGATTTGATTTTTTAATAAGCTGTGGAAATGCTAAAATATTAAATACTACAAGTGTCATTACATCTTTTTTCGTTTTTGCCATTAACGGCAAAGTCATCTATTCTATTGGAATTCCTCTTGGAATATGTATGATGCTAGGTGCTCTTTTAGGAACAAATCTTGCCATTACAAATGGTAGAAAGTTGATAAAACCCATCTTTATCATTATTTCCATTGCATTTATGGCAAAAATATCTTTTACGATAATCCATTAA
- a CDS encoding glycosyl hydrolase family 18 protein has product MWRSPVKIYVVQQGDTLYSIARRFNTTIESIMALNGLTNTMLMPGQRLKIPLYTEAVVTVDAANIRKGPGINYPVIAKMTKNARLPVIGVWKDWYKVKLFDASKGWIRKDLVERFIHDGERPIVGNLGFYTLEEGPTLPSSYNSFVNNTPYISETGLFLFQINKENPTEIVKFGDFTDQYVEDIVSIAHSQNIKILPVVHNLLYKNGGSKVSKDVVKELVSKKENRQAFVQNIIKLIETYDFDGVNIDIEDVYLEDSKNLSALYTELGKALRKKGYYLSGSIPARVSDEPFNPFSDPFDYGAIGKAVDEFVVMLYNEHGWPGSGPGPVVSIGWMDRVIRYTMSKMPKEKIVGAVSVFGFDFNLTTGKNTYVTYEMAMKLADKYNKEIIFDETTKTPMFAYVDEKGNQHEVWFENKDSIYAKIQKAWELGIKGIALWRLGMEDPQIWTMLRENVVVKRD; this is encoded by the coding sequence ATGTGGAGAAGTCCTGTTAAAATCTATGTTGTTCAACAAGGAGACACGTTATACAGCATTGCAAGAAGATTTAATACAACAATAGAAAGCATTATGGCATTAAATGGACTAACAAATACCATGTTAATGCCAGGTCAACGTCTTAAGATTCCTCTTTATACAGAAGCAGTTGTCACTGTAGATGCTGCAAATATTCGAAAAGGACCTGGAATTAATTATCCGGTTATTGCTAAAATGACTAAAAATGCGCGTCTTCCTGTTATAGGTGTTTGGAAGGATTGGTATAAAGTTAAGTTATTTGATGCAAGTAAAGGATGGATTAGAAAAGACCTTGTGGAGCGGTTTATACATGATGGAGAAAGGCCAATTGTAGGGAACTTAGGATTTTATACCTTAGAAGAAGGACCGACACTGCCTAGTTCTTATAATTCTTTTGTGAACAATACACCATATATTTCAGAAACAGGCTTATTCTTATTTCAAATCAATAAAGAAAATCCAACAGAAATAGTAAAATTTGGAGATTTCACAGATCAGTATGTAGAAGATATTGTATCAATTGCACATAGCCAGAATATAAAGATTTTACCTGTAGTGCATAATTTGCTATATAAAAATGGTGGGTCAAAGGTTTCTAAAGATGTTGTAAAAGAACTCGTATCGAAAAAAGAAAATCGGCAAGCCTTTGTACAAAATATAATAAAGCTCATTGAAACATATGATTTTGATGGTGTAAATATTGATATTGAAGATGTATACCTAGAAGATAGTAAGAATTTATCTGCTCTTTATACAGAATTAGGAAAAGCACTTAGAAAAAAAGGTTATTACCTATCCGGATCTATTCCTGCTAGGGTAAGTGATGAGCCTTTTAATCCTTTCTCTGATCCGTTTGATTATGGTGCTATTGGAAAGGCCGTCGATGAATTTGTTGTAATGCTTTATAATGAGCATGGATGGCCTGGAAGTGGACCAGGACCTGTTGTTTCAATAGGTTGGATGGATAGAGTAATAAGATATACAATGAGTAAAATGCCTAAAGAAAAAATTGTAGGAGCCGTTTCAGTCTTTGGTTTTGATTTTAATTTAACAACAGGTAAAAATACTTATGTAACTTATGAGATGGCCATGAAGCTTGCAGATAAATATAATAAAGAGATTATTTTTGATGAAACCACAAAAACACCTATGTTTGCTTATGTAGATGAAAAAGGAAATCAGCACGAAGTATGGTTTGAAAATAAAGATAGTATTTATGCAAAAATTCAAAAAGCCTGGGAATTAGGTATAAAAGGTATTGCTTTATGGAGACTAGGAATGGAGGATCCTCAGATTTGGACTATGCTTAGAGAAAATGTTGTTGTAAAAAGAGATTGA
- a CDS encoding DUF1657 domain-containing protein, with product MTTVNKLEQALASAKGLAADLKTFSMDTDDQQAKQMFNQLATTMENTAQTLQGRLDFVKNEEPQYNQQQ from the coding sequence ATGACTACAGTAAATAAACTAGAGCAAGCTTTAGCAAGTGCTAAAGGTCTCGCAGCAGATTTAAAAACTTTTTCAATGGATACAGATGACCAGCAAGCAAAACAAATGTTTAATCAACTAGCTACAACCATGGAAAATACTGCTCAAACCCTTCAAGGAAGGCTTGATTTTGTAAAAAATGAAGAACCTCAATATAATCAGCAACAATAA
- a CDS encoding phage holin family protein, translating into MVEKKREENNISLGGMLIRVLVSMLVLAVAAFFTPHFSITGFVPLFMAAVAIGVIDYLIERFTGFDASPFGRGITGFVVSALIIYLTGMLVKGVTVSLFGSILAALAIGIINMIIPGRSTL; encoded by the coding sequence TTGGTAGAGAAAAAAAGAGAAGAAAATAATATAAGTTTAGGAGGCATGCTAATAAGAGTATTAGTATCTATGTTAGTATTAGCAGTTGCTGCTTTCTTTACACCACATTTTTCTATTACTGGCTTTGTTCCTTTATTTATGGCTGCAGTAGCTATTGGTGTAATTGATTATCTAATAGAAAGATTTACTGGATTTGATGCTTCTCCTTTTGGAAGAGGAATTACAGGATTTGTTGTATCTGCACTGATTATTTATTTAACAGGAATGCTTGTTAAAGGAGTAACAGTAAGTTTATTTGGTTCAATTTTAGCAGCTTTGGCTATAGGGATTATCAATATGATTATTCCAGGAAGAAGTACATTATAA
- a CDS encoding DUF1657 domain-containing protein, whose translation MTVSSKVKQTLANLKGTQSTLRLYAIQTIDENTKATYEEALVITNEIIKDLEERLKTLEFEEPQYKGY comes from the coding sequence ATGACAGTTAGTTCAAAAGTAAAGCAGACATTAGCAAATTTAAAAGGTACACAAAGTACTTTAAGATTATATGCAATACAAACAATAGATGAAAATACGAAAGCTACATATGAAGAAGCATTAGTAATAACAAACGAGATTATAAAAGATTTAGAAGAAAGGTTAAAAACCTTAGAATTTGAAGAACCACAATATAAAGGTTATTAA
- a CDS encoding DUF421 domain-containing protein has product MKNWIEILIRSIGLFFITFAAVRIMGKRQIAKITPFQFVYYTVIAILSALISVNLIKNLAFGLISLGVWVLFPIIFDYLSLKSKYFHDLINGKETILVKQGKVMEENLSQVRITGEELLRELRAKNVFNLADVEFAIMEATGEMNVLLKSDKKPVTPHDLGKQVAPQSEPQTVILDGNILDEALSNIGLNQGWLKTQLNALGVPLNNVFIGQVDASGDLYIDLFDDSIQVSQPKVKELLYANLEKIQADLITFSLETQNQKAKSMYTNDANKLQEVIHKLKPYLLH; this is encoded by the coding sequence ATGAAAAATTGGATTGAGATACTTATAAGATCTATAGGATTATTTTTTATTACTTTTGCTGCTGTTAGAATTATGGGAAAAAGGCAAATAGCTAAAATAACACCTTTTCAATTTGTTTATTATACAGTAATTGCTATTTTATCTGCATTAATTTCAGTGAATCTTATTAAAAATTTAGCATTTGGATTAATTTCTTTAGGGGTTTGGGTATTATTTCCAATAATATTCGATTATCTATCATTAAAAAGTAAGTATTTTCATGACTTAATAAATGGAAAGGAAACCATTTTAGTAAAGCAAGGAAAAGTGATGGAAGAAAATCTAAGTCAGGTAAGAATTACTGGGGAAGAGCTTTTAAGGGAATTGCGTGCTAAGAATGTTTTTAATTTGGCAGATGTTGAATTTGCGATAATGGAAGCAACTGGTGAAATGAATGTATTGTTAAAATCAGATAAAAAACCTGTTACACCACATGATTTAGGAAAACAAGTAGCACCTCAAAGTGAACCGCAGACGGTCATTTTAGATGGAAATATATTAGATGAAGCATTAAGTAACATAGGACTCAATCAAGGTTGGTTAAAAACCCAATTAAATGCCTTAGGAGTACCTTTAAATAATGTTTTTATAGGACAAGTAGATGCTTCAGGTGATTTATACATTGACTTATTTGATGATAGCATACAAGTTTCTCAACCGAAAGTGAAAGAATTATTATATGCAAATCTTGAAAAAATTCAAGCAGATCTTATTACTTTTTCTTTAGAAACTCAAAATCAAAAAGCAAAATCTATGTATACTAATGATGCAAATAAACTTCAAGAAGTAATCCATAAGCTAAAACCTTATTTATTACATTAG
- the spoVAC gene encoding stage V sporulation protein AC: protein MSSKKNKKLTLTQQEYQAFAKAREPKRKVLRNIFRAFLVGGIICTIGQGLQWLFINYFDFTETTAGNPATAVLIIISVLLTGLGVYDKIAQWAGGGTVIPVTGFANTVASAAIEHRSEGYVLGVGGNMFKLAGSVIAYGVFSAFIVALIKIIIQWLGGM from the coding sequence ATGTCTAGTAAAAAAAATAAAAAATTAACACTTACACAACAAGAATATCAAGCATTTGCAAAAGCTAGAGAACCAAAACGAAAAGTATTACGAAATATTTTTAGAGCATTCTTAGTTGGAGGAATCATTTGTACTATAGGTCAAGGATTACAGTGGCTCTTTATAAACTACTTTGATTTTACAGAAACAACAGCAGGAAATCCTGCTACAGCTGTTTTGATTATTATTTCCGTTTTGCTTACAGGACTGGGTGTGTATGATAAAATCGCACAATGGGCTGGAGGAGGAACAGTAATTCCAGTTACAGGTTTTGCTAATACGGTAGCTTCTGCTGCTATTGAACATCGTAGTGAAGGATATGTATTAGGTGTAGGTGGAAATATGTTTAAATTAGCTGGTTCTGTGATTGCTTATGGCGTTTTTTCTGCTTTTATAGTTGCACTTATAAAAATTATAATACAATGGTTAGGGGGGATGTAA
- the spoVAD gene encoding stage V sporulation protein AD, with protein MLKGHQTWKFDSKPVILASAAVGGPFEAQGNLAKDFDILHEDLWLGQDSFEKAEKKMLEQACEKAIEKAGKKKEDIQFFISGDLMNQIISSSFTARTLGAPYLGIFGACSSSMEGLALGSLLIDSKSAAYVIAGACSHNAAAEKQFRYPTEYGSQKPPTAQWTVTGAGAALLAVAGDGPRVTSATIGRVVDMGISDPFNMGAAMAPAAVDTIEAHFRDLNIDPSYYDLIATGDLGDVGHRIAGDLLIKHGFKIPKEIFTDCGIIIYKEDQKVMAGGSGCACSAVVTYGHILNRMRKGELKRVLIIATGALMSPMSYQQKESIPCIAHAVSIEM; from the coding sequence ATGTTAAAAGGACATCAAACATGGAAGTTTGATTCTAAACCTGTCATATTAGCATCGGCTGCAGTTGGAGGACCCTTTGAAGCACAGGGAAATTTAGCAAAAGATTTTGATATTCTTCATGAAGATTTATGGCTAGGGCAAGATAGCTTTGAAAAGGCAGAAAAAAAAATGTTAGAACAAGCTTGTGAAAAAGCAATCGAAAAAGCAGGAAAGAAAAAAGAAGATATCCAATTCTTTATAAGTGGAGATTTGATGAACCAAATTATTTCTAGCAGTTTTACAGCCAGAACTTTGGGAGCACCATATCTAGGGATTTTTGGTGCTTGCTCTAGTTCTATGGAAGGATTGGCATTAGGTTCTTTGCTGATTGATAGTAAAAGTGCAGCATATGTTATAGCTGGAGCATGCAGTCACAATGCAGCAGCTGAAAAACAGTTTAGATACCCAACAGAGTATGGATCTCAAAAACCACCTACGGCTCAATGGACTGTAACAGGAGCAGGAGCTGCATTATTAGCAGTAGCTGGTGATGGACCTAGAGTTACTTCTGCAACAATTGGAAGAGTAGTTGATATGGGAATTTCCGATCCTTTTAATATGGGAGCAGCAATGGCTCCAGCAGCTGTTGATACTATTGAGGCACATTTTAGAGATCTTAATATAGATCCATCATATTATGATTTAATTGCTACAGGAGATCTTGGAGATGTAGGCCATAGAATTGCTGGGGACTTATTAATAAAGCATGGATTTAAAATTCCAAAAGAAATATTTACAGATTGTGGAATAATAATATATAAAGAGGATCAAAAGGTTATGGCAGGTGGAAGTGGTTGTGCATGCTCAGCTGTTGTAACTTATGGACATATTCTTAATCGAATGAGAAAAGGTGAATTAAAAAGAGTACTTATTATAGCAACAGGAGCTTTAATGTCTCCTATGTCATATCAACAAAAAGAAAGCATACCCTGTATTGCCCATGCAGTATCCATCGAAATGTAG
- the spoVAE gene encoding stage V sporulation protein AE — protein sequence MEKFIWAFVVGGAICVVGQILMDVFRLTPAHTTSTLVVVGAILGGLGLYEPLIKFAGAGASVPICSFGNALVKGALAEAKRHGIIGVLTGIFEVTSAGVSAAIIFGFMGALIFKPKG from the coding sequence ATGGAAAAATTTATCTGGGCTTTTGTTGTGGGTGGAGCAATATGTGTAGTTGGACAAATTTTGATGGATGTATTCAGGCTTACTCCTGCACATACAACGAGTACATTGGTTGTAGTAGGAGCAATACTTGGAGGCTTAGGACTTTATGAACCATTAATAAAATTTGCAGGTGCAGGAGCTTCTGTACCAATATGTAGCTTTGGAAATGCATTGGTAAAAGGTGCTTTAGCAGAAGCAAAAAGGCATGGGATTATTGGTGTGCTTACAGGTATTTTTGAAGTTACCAGTGCAGGAGTTTCTGCTGCAATAATATTTGGATTTATGGGAGCTTTGATTTTTAAACCAAAAGGTTAA
- a CDS encoding pyruvate carboxylase: MRKFKRVLVANRGEIAIRIFRACSELGIRTVAIYSDEDKNSLFRTKADESYLIGKNKGPVEAYLNIEEIIKIALKKGVDAIHPGYGFLSENTEFARRCEEAGIEFIGPNYKMMEQLGDKIKSKLVANRVGVPTIPGVEKPVTSDEEAIEFAKYCGYPVILKAAAGGGGRGMRIVRDEKELLQEFYSAKNEAKKAFGIDDIFIEKYLEKPKHIEVQILGDKYGNIVHLYERDCSIQRRHQKVIEFTPALSISEEQRQKICNDALKIAKAVNYRSAGTVEFLVDMHGNHYFIEMNPRIQVEHTVTEMVTGIDIVQSQILVAQGYALDSKEIGIKSQDDISLRGYSIQCRVTTEDPLNNFAPDTGTIDVYRTGSGFGIRLDGGNGFTGSVISPYYDSLLVKVISHARTFEDAISKVNRAIREIKIRGVKTNIPFLVNVLNHEEFKKGQCDTGFISDNPELFDITPKADKELRVLKYIGEKVVNETKGNKIEFDVPVVPKVKRPKDLKGTKQILDEKGPEGLVEWVNKQKKLLLTDTTMRDAHQSLMATRVRTKDMEKISKATSVLAKDLFSLEMWGGATFDVAYRFLKESPWERLEIIRNKVPNILMQMLIRGSNAVGYKNYPDNVIREFIKESANSGIDVFRIFDSLNWLKGMEVAIDEVLKSGKVAEACICYTGDILDERKDKYTLDYYVKMAKEIEKTGAHILGIKDMSALLKPHSAYKLIKALKNEISIPIHLHTHDTSGNGVATILMAAEAGVDIVDTAFNSMAGLTSQPALNSVVAALENTKRDTGLVLDDIQKIADYWADVRPVYSQFESGLKSGTAEIYKYEIPGGQYSNLKPQVESFGLGHRFNEVKEMYKTVNEMFGDIIKVTPSSKAVGDMAIFMVQNDLTPENIYEKAVDLAFPDSVVAYFKGMMGQPMGGFPKKLQKLVLKGEEPITTRPGELLEPEDFDKIEKHLKEEFEIDPTKKDLLSYALYPKVFEEYLKYVKEHGDFSRMGSDIYFHGLSEGETCQVEIAEGKVLVIKLLEIGRLNEEGYRTVLFEVNDSRRAVKIYDKDSSVVAKEANFVQMADPSNPLEIGSSIPGTLIKVLVKQGDKVKENQIVAVVEAMKMETNITAPADGVVESVIAKEGQQVDAGELLIKLSEK, translated from the coding sequence ATGAGGAAATTTAAAAGAGTATTAGTAGCCAACAGAGGAGAGATTGCAATAAGAATTTTTAGAGCGTGTAGTGAGCTAGGGATTCGAACAGTAGCTATTTATTCTGATGAAGACAAAAACTCTCTTTTTAGAACAAAAGCTGATGAGTCATATTTAATAGGAAAAAATAAAGGACCAGTTGAAGCTTATTTAAATATTGAAGAAATAATTAAAATTGCACTGAAAAAAGGAGTAGATGCAATACATCCTGGATATGGATTTTTATCAGAAAATACGGAGTTTGCTAGAAGATGTGAAGAAGCAGGAATTGAATTTATCGGACCTAATTACAAGATGATGGAGCAGTTAGGAGACAAGATAAAGTCTAAATTAGTAGCAAATCGTGTGGGTGTTCCAACAATTCCAGGTGTAGAAAAGCCAGTTACATCAGATGAAGAAGCAATAGAATTTGCAAAATATTGTGGGTATCCTGTGATACTTAAGGCTGCTGCAGGAGGCGGCGGAAGAGGTATGCGTATTGTAAGAGATGAAAAGGAACTACTTCAGGAATTTTATAGTGCAAAAAATGAAGCAAAAAAAGCATTTGGAATAGATGATATATTTATTGAAAAATATCTTGAAAAGCCAAAACATATAGAAGTACAAATATTAGGAGATAAATATGGAAATATTGTACATTTATATGAAAGAGACTGCTCTATTCAAAGAAGGCATCAGAAGGTTATTGAGTTTACTCCTGCTCTTTCTATTTCAGAAGAACAAAGACAAAAGATATGTAATGATGCTTTAAAAATTGCAAAGGCAGTAAATTACAGAAGTGCTGGAACTGTTGAATTTTTAGTAGATATGCATGGAAATCATTATTTTATTGAAATGAATCCTAGAATTCAAGTTGAGCACACTGTTACAGAAATGGTTACAGGAATTGATATTGTACAAAGCCAAATTTTGGTTGCACAAGGATATGCCCTTGATTCTAAAGAAATAGGAATAAAATCACAAGATGATATAAGTTTAAGAGGATACTCTATTCAGTGTAGGGTGACAACAGAGGATCCATTAAATAATTTTGCACCAGATACAGGAACAATAGATGTTTATAGAACAGGTTCTGGGTTTGGTATAAGACTTGATGGAGGAAATGGATTTACTGGATCTGTAATAAGCCCTTATTATGATAGTCTTTTAGTAAAGGTTATTTCACATGCAAGAACTTTTGAGGATGCAATAAGTAAAGTAAATAGAGCAATAAGGGAAATAAAGATTAGAGGTGTTAAAACAAACATTCCATTTTTAGTAAATGTTCTAAATCATGAAGAGTTTAAGAAGGGACAGTGTGATACTGGATTTATTTCAGATAATCCGGAATTATTTGATATAACACCAAAGGCAGATAAAGAGCTTAGAGTTTTAAAATATATAGGAGAAAAAGTAGTAAATGAAACAAAAGGAAATAAAATAGAATTTGACGTACCAGTTGTTCCAAAAGTAAAACGTCCAAAAGACTTAAAAGGAACTAAGCAAATTTTAGATGAAAAAGGACCAGAAGGTCTTGTAGAATGGGTTAATAAACAGAAAAAACTATTATTAACAGATACAACTATGAGAGATGCTCATCAATCTTTAATGGCTACAAGAGTAAGAACGAAAGATATGGAGAAAATATCAAAAGCTACATCTGTTTTGGCAAAGGATTTATTTTCTCTAGAAATGTGGGGAGGAGCTACATTTGATGTTGCTTATAGATTTTTAAAGGAATCTCCATGGGAAAGACTAGAAATCATTAGGAATAAAGTGCCGAATATATTAATGCAAATGCTTATAAGGGGTTCAAATGCAGTAGGATATAAAAATTATCCAGATAATGTAATTAGAGAATTCATAAAAGAATCTGCAAATAGTGGAATAGATGTATTTAGAATATTTGATTCTCTTAATTGGCTAAAGGGCATGGAAGTTGCAATTGATGAAGTGTTAAAGAGTGGAAAAGTTGCTGAAGCATGTATCTGTTATACAGGAGATATTTTAGATGAGAGAAAAGATAAATATACACTCGATTATTATGTAAAAATGGCAAAAGAAATAGAAAAAACAGGTGCACATATTTTAGGAATAAAAGATATGTCTGCACTATTAAAACCTCATTCAGCTTATAAATTGATTAAAGCATTAAAAAATGAAATTAGTATACCTATTCATCTTCATACACATGATACAAGTGGAAATGGTGTTGCAACAATATTAATGGCAGCAGAAGCTGGTGTAGATATTGTAGATACTGCTTTTAACAGTATGGCAGGGCTTACAAGCCAGCCTGCACTAAATTCAGTTGTTGCAGCTTTAGAAAATACGAAAAGGGATACAGGGCTAGTACTCGATGACATTCAAAAGATTGCTGATTATTGGGCAGATGTAAGACCTGTTTATAGTCAATTTGAATCTGGGTTAAAATCAGGTACAGCAGAAATATATAAATATGAAATACCTGGAGGACAGTATTCAAATCTAAAACCTCAAGTAGAAAGCTTTGGATTAGGTCATAGATTCAATGAAGTAAAAGAAATGTATAAGACAGTAAATGAAATGTTTGGAGATATAATTAAGGTTACACCATCATCTAAGGCAGTAGGAGATATGGCAATTTTTATGGTTCAAAATGATTTAACTCCTGAAAACATTTATGAAAAGGCTGTAGATTTGGCATTTCCTGATTCAGTAGTTGCATACTTTAAAGGTATGATGGGGCAACCAATGGGAGGATTTCCAAAAAAGCTTCAAAAACTTGTATTAAAGGGAGAAGAGCCAATTACTACTAGACCAGGGGAACTTCTTGAACCAGAGGATTTTGATAAAATAGAAAAACATTTAAAAGAAGAATTTGAAATAGATCCTACTAAAAAAGATTTACTAAGCTATGCATTATACCCTAAGGTATTTGAAGAGTATTTAAAATACGTAAAAGAGCATGGAGACTTTAGTAGAATGGGTAGTGATATTTACTTCCATGGATTAAGTGAAGGAGAAACTTGTCAGGTAGAAATTGCTGAGGGAAAAGTATTAGTAATCAAGCTTTTAGAGATTGGTAGATTAAATGAAGAAGGTTATAGAACCGTTCTATTTGAAGTAAATGACAGCAGAAGAGCGGTAAAAATTTATGATAAGGATAGTAGTGTTGTAGCAAAAGAAGCAAATTTTGTTCAAATGGCTGATCCTTCTAATCCATTAGAAATAGGATCAAGTATTCCTGGAACCCTTATAAAAGTTCTTGTAAAACAAGGCGATAAAGTTAAAGAAAATCAAATTGTTGCAGTCGTTGAAGCAATGAAGATGGAGACAAATATTACAGCACCAGCTGATGGTGTGGTAGAATCTGTAATTGCGAAGGAAGGTCAGCAGGTAGATGCAGGAGAATTATTGATAAAACTTAGTGAAAAATGA